AATGCacaacacccgtttatcacccgatccacccgtttcatccatggatgatggatggatggatgacggatgatatgtttcacggatgacggacgggttggatgGGATTTTAAAAagacggatggatgacggatgaggcttcacccgacccgaacccgatccattgacatccctataAATAATCCatattaggttttttttttttttttttacagaaaTCCATCATAGGTTTCAGATGCTATTAATTAAATCCGACAAATAATGCATATTAGCATTTTTATTACTCTAGTTGATTTACTTTAATCAATTTTGGTCTGTGAATTCGTAATTTTCATGTGTTGTAATTCAGCATGATTGGATCAAATCTAATCAATTAGGACAATTTTCAAGTAGATTGGATTCGATATCTCGAATTAGATCAAATTCATACCATAAATCATGACGTATAAAAGGGCTGGCAAGTAGTATATTTGACTCTTCTGTTCAACTATAGACGATGACAAACGAGTTAAGTAATGACGAAAGTAATTTTGAAATGCTTATCTAATTTCTATATGCAAGTGGGAAAAAACTATGAAATTGCAATCAATCTAGGATGGGTTGAATGTTTAGATTAGTCTGCTAATTGACCTGAGCTGGGTTGGTGATTGACTTGAGTTCTATTCGATTGGTCATTGTTAGCATCCATTATTAGAACGATTTCTCAGACATCACTCAATTTATAGTAAAGAACCCATCAagttcaaaaaaacaaaaacacaaaaaataggCCATGGATCTCCGGCTACTAGGGGCGATCAGGGCCGGCAGACATGAAGAAGTAAAGCATTTGATGGAAACAGAACCAAGTGTTGTCGCTGGTACGACACCACAAGGCAGCACTCCGCTTCACGTTGCAGCTAGATTTGGTGACAGAAACATGGTTGATGAAATACTTGGGCTCTGTCCTTCTCTACTCATGTTTCAGAACAAAAGGGGTGACACTGCCCTACATGTTGCGGCGAGAGCAGGTATTATGAAATAGCATACCACATTGGATGagcatgatatatatatatatatatatattaataatcaCTCCGTTCATTCACTTGAATTTCCATATACTTTATTTAACAGGGAATGTCGGCGTGGTGATGTCTTTGATGGAATGGATTTCGCAGAACAACATGGAGCATGTTTTGACCCTAACAAATGTAGAGCTTGACATGGCTGTCCATGATGCAATAATGAACGGTCATCAAAGTGTCGCGCTTGCATTGATCGATAAGGTTCAGCCCAGAGCTTGGGTATTACTTCAAGTAAACAAAGCAGGGGAATCTCCGCTTTCTCTGGCTGTTGATGGTAACTTGGACGGAGTTGTTAAGTCCATTTTGAAGGCATGTCCGTCGACTTTGTCCCACAAGAACGCTTACGCATTGACTGTTCTGCACAAAGCTATTCTCCAGAATAATCTCGGTATTACTTCTTTTTATTCTTGAACCTCTAAATAATGTTTCAAGTTCAACAATAGCTAGTGTAAATGCGATTTTGAAGTTCAATAGTAACAGCTGGGTTTGTAAAGTGCACCCTTAGGCATTCGGAAACTAGTCGAGGTTCAAGAATTTCTTATTCAGCTTTTTATGCAGGAATTGTGAAATTGGTGTTACAAATGGACAATGATCTTCCAAAAGCCGTCGATCTAGACGGAAAGACTCCACTTCACTATGCTTCAGCCTTGGGTTACACATCTGTGGTCCAATTTTTAATCAAATCAGACTCTTCACTGGTGTATCTCACTGATAAAATGGATAGTTCTTCTCTTCACTTGGCGGCTCAATACGGCCGTTTAGATGTATTGAAAACACTTCTGCAGTGTTGTCCAGATTCAATTGAACAGATTGACAAAGATCATCGAAACATCCTTCATATTGCCACCCACAACGGGATGTGTGTAGTCGTGAGATGCCTTCTGAAGTTGCCTGATATTATTGACCTCGTGAATGCGACCGACATTGATGGAAACACCCCGTTGCATCTTGCATCTAGTAACTACCATGATAGTGTAGTTTATGCTCTTGTGGAAGATTGTAGGGTGGATCTCTCTAAAACCAACAATGTCAATTTGACAGCTCTTGATGTTGCTGAACCTCAGGTGAATACTACAGT
The Silene latifolia isolate original U9 population chromosome 11, ASM4854445v1, whole genome shotgun sequence genome window above contains:
- the LOC141611505 gene encoding uncharacterized protein LOC141611505; the protein is MDLRLLGAIRAGRHEEVKHLMETEPSVVAGTTPQGSTPLHVAARFGDRNMVDEILGLCPSLLMFQNKRGDTALHVAARAGNVGVVMSLMEWISQNNMEHVLTLTNVELDMAVHDAIMNGHQSVALALIDKVQPRAWVLLQVNKAGESPLSLAVDGNLDGVVKSILKACPSTLSHKNAYALTVLHKAILQNNLGIVKLVLQMDNDLPKAVDLDGKTPLHYASALGYTSVVQFLIKSDSSLVYLTDKMDSSSLHLAAQYGRLDVLKTLLQCCPDSIEQIDKDHRNILHIATHNGMCVVVRCLLKLPDIIDLVNATDIDGNTPLHLASSNYHDSVVYALVEDCRVDLSKTNNVNLTALDVAEPQANARHTGHILNHCPNSVPSSNGTVVGVTVLPKRRMGFQKNLTIRALMEASGKRGKQLEDILNRRISYKPGERPIDNKRAREVANTLTLMSTFVATITFNAAFTLPGGFTNNGGLAVLARNVAFQAFIVTDAIAMTSSMIATVILVWSMSRPENESFLISLSLGKNLTWIALTAMGLAFVTGLYAVLTEVVWLVAVVCCIGCVFPVILYVLPALYDWGAKQPRSNLANSPFRQYALLIRDVLEGSLGYRSR